From Bacteroides uniformis:
TTGATTTCCATAATCCGTTTGTCCCGTTCTGCATCGGGATAGCCGCAATAGGTGGCGAGGCGCACGCAGCGGGTTAGGGGACTGGTGTAGACGTGGTCGAACGGAAGGTATGCCTTCAGGTTTTCTGCCGTCACGGCGGCTTCCGTTTCAAACGTGGGTTTCAGGGGAACATCGGTCTGACCGTAGCACATCCCCGGAGGAACATCTACCGAAGTGTGTCGAATGAGTATTACTTCCATCTTTAATTTTCAGTTGTTAATTTATAATTAGAATAAGGCTTCCCAAGTAGAAGGACAGTTCGCATAGCAGGAAAGTGGCCCCGCAGCAGTCACCCGTATATCCTTGTAGGCGCCGCTTCATCAATCGGTAGAGCAGGAAGAAGGTGAGCAGTGGGAAGAGGGTGGCAATCCACAGTTTTATAGGCAGCAGCAGTACGAAAGGAAGCAGACCGCAAAGAAATCCGGCCAGTAACTCGTGCCAGCTCATGCGGTTGTAGACGGTCTTGCTTTTGCTGTCTTCCTCTTTCCGGGCATAGGGCAGGTAGTTGACAATCTGGGAGGCACAGAACTTGGACCAGCAGTCACCGCTGAGCACAAGGATGCAGAGAAGTCCCAGTGGCAGGTGATGAAGTTGGAACAACAGCAGGAAATAGCATATCAATCCGATGACACCGTAGCTTCCGATGTGGGAATCCTTCATGATGGCAAGAGTCCGTTCTCGGGTGGTGCCGCCGCCGAAGCCGTCGAAAAAGTCCGCCAGTCCGTCTTCGTGCAGGCAACCGGTGACAAGCAGGCGTGCGATGAGGGCAAGAATCCATGCCAATGACACCGGCATAATCTGTCCGGCAAGCCACAGCACTGCCGCCATCACGCCTCCCGTCAGCCAGCCTACAAGCGGCCAATAGGGAACCACATGCTTGAAACACTCTGCCGGTACTTCCTTGATTTTCCAGAAGGGCAGTCGGGTGAGCATTATGAATGCAGCCAAGACATTGTTCATGTTAAAAGTATTTAGTGATGGAGGCATGTGCAAAGTTATCCATTTCATTGAGCATCCGCACGGCCGAGTCGACAATGGGATATGCACAGATGGCCCCCGTTCCTTCTCCCAAACGCAGCCCCAGATTCAGCAGCGGACGGGCATGCAGGGCGTCGAGTACCAGTTTGTGGCCCGACTCGTCTCCGCAGTGTCCGAAGATGGCGTAATCCGTCACTTCCGGGTAGAGCCTGGCGGCGGCAAGCAGGCAGTTGGTCATGATGAATCCGTCAACAAGGATAATCATCTTCAGCTCGGCAGCTTGCAGCATGGCGCCTATGGCCATTACCATTTCCAGTCCACCAAAGTAGCGGATGATGTCCCGGGGAGAGCCGTCGCCTTTGTAATTCTCCATAGACTGTTTCAGCACTTCGTATTTGTGGCGGATGCCCGCGCTGTCGAGTCCGCTGCCTGCGCCGACACATTGTTCCAGAGGAATGCCGGTAAAGCAGGTCATCCACAGGGAGGATGAAGAGGTGTTTCCGATACCCATTTCACCGAAGCTGAGGACATTGCTGCCTTCTTCATGGCATTGGCGCACCACCTCGGCACCCCGTTCCAGGCACATCTCCATTTCCTCTTCCGTCATGGCTGCCTCGTGCAGATAACTCCGGGTGCTTTTACGTACTTTCATATTGATGATGCCTTTCTCGTAGGGGAGGTCGTAGTCTACTCCTGCATCTACTATTTTCAGGGTAAAGCCGTGCTGCCGGCAGAGGAAATTGACACCTGCCCCTCCATGAAGGAAGTTGCTGATTTGCTGCCAGGTGATTTCCTTTGGAGACAGACTGACACCTTCTTCTACAATGCCGTGGTCGGCGGCGAAGATAATGTTTTGCGGATGTTTCAAGGTGGGGGATAATGTCTGTTGTATGAGTCCGATTTGGAGTGCCAGTTCTTCTAAAATGCCCAATGAGCCTTTGGGTTTGGTCAGGTTGTTGATTTTGTCAATCAATGCGGGACGGATTGACTCGTCCGGACGGGTGATATGAAATGTTTTCATCAGTCTGTTGAATTTTAATTGTCTGTTGTTTTATGAATGAGTGTTTTTTACGGTAAGTGGGATGCCGGATACCATCAGTATCACTTCGTCGGCACGGGCGGCTACATATTGGTTCATCCAGCCTTGCATGTCCGTGAACTTTCGTTGCAGTTCGTTCTCGGAAGTTCCTCCCATACCTATTTCATTGGTTACAAAGATGAAGGTTGCGTCTTGTGCCGTGAAGCGGTCGAACTCTGCCTTTACTGCGGCAAGTGCCCGGTCGGTATCTGAATGCAGGTCGAAGAAAAAGTTGGTACACCATAAGGTGATGCAGTCTATCAGGACGATCCGTCCCTCCAGCCGGTGGCGGCTGAGTTCTTTCTCCTCTTCGATGTTTGTCCATTCCGGTCCCCGGCGTTCCTGATGCCGGATTACCCTCTGGCGGAATTCTTCGTCCCAGATGCGTGCCGTGGCAAGATAAACGGGAGTGGGAGAGAGCTCGAGTGCCAGCTTTTCCGCATAGGTGCTTTTGCCGGAACGTGCTCCTCCGGTGATGAGTATGATTCGTTTCATTGGTATTTAGTCTGTATTTTGAAAGAATATCTTTGTTTTCCCGAGCAAAAATAGGAAATATTTGACGAAACGTTTGTTTTTTTAGGAAGGAATTTATTAACTTTGCCACCGTTTTTAAGGCATGACCTTGGAAATGTTTATGCGGCAGTAGCTCAGTTGGTAGAGCATCAGCTTCCCAAGCTGAGGGTCACGAGTTCGAACCTCGCTTGCCGCTCATAATGAAAGCCTTGATAGTTAATAGATTAGCTATCGAGGTTTTCTGCTTTTAGCAGGTTACGGAAAGTCTATTTTCGGGTGGTTTCAGAGGGTGCATGTAAACCAAGATGTAAACCGAAAATTCATTATGAATGCCTGTGTTTCAGTAGTTTGCTACAAATCTAAGACATTATCCAATGGTGAAAATCCATTGATGCTCCAAGTATCTAAAGGAGGAAAGCGTAAATACCAAAGTTTAGGCATATCCATCAATCCTAAATATTGGGACTTCACACGAAACAAACCTAAGCCTAACTGCCCTAATAAAGAATATATCCAAAAGATTATCTTGGATAAACAAAGGGAGCTACAACAACGCATGTTGGAACTAAACAGCGAACAAAAAGAATACACTACCACCACTTTACTCAATAATGAGAATACAAAGTTTGAGCTAAAAACAGTCAGTATGTTCTACAAGGAACTTATAGAGCAATACACACGGGAGGATAAATGTGGAAACCGTCTTATCTATAAAGGCTCATTCAATTCACTCAAAGTTTTCACTAATGGGAAATTGGATATTCCATTTAATGAAATAGATATTGCTTGGCTTAACAAGTATGAGAAGTGGCTACGCTCCAAAGGTAATAGAGAAACTACAATCAGCCTACTTTTTCGCACGCTCCGTAGTGCATACAATAAAGCTATCAAAGCAAAGTGTGCCCGAAAGTCCGATTATCCGTTTGATGATTACAAGATTAACAAATTCGATACCACTACCCAAAAGAGAGCCATTGCCAAAACAGACGTGCTGAAATTCACAACAGAAGTGCAGCCCATCGGAAAGCAACAATATATGGAGTTAAGCAAAGACATATTCGTGTTCAGCTATCTATGCGGTGGAATCAATTTCACAGACATAGCTAATCTGACAAACGAGAATATCCAAAATGGCAGGCTACACTATATTCGTCAAAAGACAAAAAAGCCAATCAAGATAGGAATACCGCAAGAAGCCATGCAGATAATCGAAAAATATTCAAAGGAGAGCAAAGGCTATCTATTTCCGATTTTAGATAGCAAGATACACAAGACCGCCCTACAAAAGCAGAACAGAATACATAAGATATTAGGAAAGGTCAATAAGAATCTAAAACTACTTGCCGCACAGCTTGGAGTTGAAGCCAACTTGACAACCTATGTCGCCCGGCACTCATTCGCAAGCGTCCTAAAGAAATCGGGAGTAAACATCGCATTGATAAGTGAAGCATTGGGACATTCAGACTTAGCCACCACTCAAATATACTTGGATAGTTTCGATAATGAGCAAGTGGATGAAGCCATGAGGAATCTCCTTTAATCTATAAATAAATCCCATTTGCAGCAATGCAGGTGGGATTTTCTTTATATTTTTGCAAAAAAAGGACAAAATGAGAAATATTGATTTTAATAAATACCAATCAGCTCTAATCATAGGAAATGGATTTGATTTAAGTTTAGGTTTATCCACAAGCTATATGGACTTTGTGAATAGTGATGAATTTCAAATCTTGCTGAATATGCAAAATCAATTAGCTATCTATTTAAAAGTAAATGCTGAATTACAAAACTGGATTGATATAGAAAATGAGTTAAAGCTTTATTCGAAAAATGAAGATAATGCAAAATTCAAAACTGAGTATGAGGCTTTATGTAAACAATTAGTTGTTTATATTAATAATATTGATTATTCAAGTATAAATAAGAATTCTAAAGCTTATGAAGTACTTACAAATTTGTCTTCAACAAAAAACAATATTATTTTAGATTTTAATTATACTGCATCAACAAGGCTGATATTAAAGCAATGTGGGCTATCTGACGAGGATATAGATAATAGATTAATAAAAGTTCATGGAGAAGCATCTGGAAAATCCAGTGTAAGCTGCCCCCTAAAACCAAGCGATTCTGCCCCCTTGTGCTAAAATAATCCTACCCCCTTGATTCCAATATAAAAATACCCCTGCTTGGCAATGCCCGGCAGGGGATTTTTCGTAGATTTGATTCCCGTCTTGACCGGTGGGATAAAATCATTTCTACTATGACAACAAAGATAGCAAACATCCTCCAATGTTACGCATTGGGGATGGGGATAAAGCAGATAAGCAGGAGCTTTGAGCTTTCCCGCAACACGGTGCGCAGATATGTGCGCCTGTTTCAAGAGTGTGGTATACCGATAAAGGAGTTGGCCGCCATGCCTTCCGCTCGCATCCAGGAAATGTTCTCTGAAGGTGTTGGCCGTAACAGGGAACCGTCACAACGCCAGCTTGAGCTTGAGGCACTCCTTCCTGAGTATGCTGCCCGGCTTAGCCGCCGAGGCGTAACAGTGAAAACCCTGTACGAAGAGTACCGCGAGACCCATCCTGACGGATACAGACATGCCAGTTTCGGCAACTATCTCATGCGTTACCGTATGGTGACACATGTCGTAGGCCATGTCGAGCATTATGCCGGAGACCAGATGTATATCGACTTCGCCGGTGACAAACTGGAAGTCGTTGACAGTGAAAGCGGTGAATGTCGCAGCGTTGAAGTGTTCGTGGCCATACTTCCGTGCAGCCACTATACCTATTGTGAGGCGGTCTGGTCCCAGTCAAGACAGGACTTGATTAAGGCGTGTGAGAACGCGCTTCATTTTTACGGCGGGGTTCCGATGGCGATCGTACCAGACAACCTCAAATCGGCGGTAACCCGCAGCGACCGTAACGAGCCGGTAATCAACGAGGAGTTTGCGGCATTTGCCGAACACTACGGATGTACCGTATACCCCACACGGGTACGTCATCCAAAGGACAAGGCCTTGGTGGAGAATGCCGTGAAGCTACTTTACCGATCCGTCTACGCTGACATCGAGGGTCTTGTATTCCACTCGCTGGAGTCTCTGAATGCGGCCATATCCGAATCGCTCTCGGCCTTCAACGGACGCAGGATGAGCGGGCGTCCCCAGTCCAGACGGGAACAGTTCGAGCAGATTGAGTCCGACTGCCTCCGCCCGCTTCCCGCCATACGCCATCAGATGAAAGAGCGACGCTCCGCAACAGTAATGCGTAACGGCTATGTCACCTTCAGGCTTCACCATTACAGCGTACCGAAAGAGTATATAGGCAAACGTGTCGAGATTGTCTATGATGCGGACACGCTGGAAATATATCATGGCCTGCGTCTGGTGACCACACACCAGCGCGATGACACGCCATACTCCTATACGACCAAGGATGCCCACGGACTGCCCGGACGTCATGGAAGTTATGAAAAGGATCTGGAACAGATTTACGAACGGGCCGGCCAGACAGATAACGTCCTGCTGCTGTATCTGCGCAAGGTGGCGGAACTCAAGAAGTATCCTCCCGCGGCGTTCCGTTCATGCAGAGGCATCATGGCGTTGGAGAAGACCTTCGGGCTGGAACGGTTGGTGGCGGCAAGCGCATGCGCCACGCAACTGCGCCTATACGGATATCAGGGAGATAAGGCGGATCCTTGAACGCGGGGATGATGCAGACTTCCTGTCAAAAGACGACATTGACGATGAGGTCCCCGTAACATCTATCCACAAAAACATCCGCGGAGCAGCCTACTTCGCACAATTAAAACATTTAAATAGAGACAACAATGGAAACAAATAATCTTACCGCACCGATAGCTGTCGAAAAAGACCGCAACACGTTGACAATCGAACTGATGAACCGTATGAAGCTGCACGGCATGGCCGCCGCCTTCACTGAAAGCCTAACCTCCACTATGGCAGAAACAATGACAATCGACTCTTTCCTGCACATGTTACTTGCCAGGGAATGGGACTACCGTGCCAATGCAGCCATCCAACGCCTTATACGCGGGGCGGCGTTCCGCTACAAGGCCTGCCTCGAGCAGATAGACTATGCAATCCCGCGTGGCCTTGACCGCAATCAGATGGAGCGGCTTGCATCGCTGGAGTTCATCCGCAAGGGACAGAACCTCTTCATCACAGGGTCATCCGGTACCGGGAAGAGCTTCCTTGCCACAGCAATGGGGTATGAAGCCTGCAAGAAGGGCATACGGACATATTATGCGAATGCTCCGAAACTTATGGGTACGCTTAAGGTGGCAAAAGTAAAAGGCACACTGGAATCGGAACTCAAGAGAATCGAACGGAGCACGCTGCTCATATTGGATGACCTCTTCCTTGTGAACCTTGATGCCAAGGAACGACCCATCCTGCTCGATATAATAGAGGACCGACATGGGCGCAAGTCCATCATCATCACCTCGCAACTGCCAACGGACAATTGGTATGATGCAATCGGAGACCCTACAGTAGCAGATGCCATTATGGATCGTATTATACATACGGCGCACCGGATTGAGCTGACAGGAGAAAGTGTCCGTAAAATGGCTGCATACAGAGGGAAATAAACTAAAATAATAATAACCCCATCGGTCAAGACTTTTTAAGGGGGCATTGTTGAATGTTTTAAGGGGGCAGAATCGCTTGGTTTTAGGGGGCAGCTTACACTGGATTTTCCACTTAGTTATTCAGTCTTTTTCTTTTTTAAGAACATTCATTCTCAGGTATTAATAATTCTTCTAAACTATTTTTTAAGCTGCACTTATATTGTTTTTCCCCTTTTTCTGTTTTTCTTATTGTTTGTTCGCATATGTAATATAGCCGAAACATATATTACATCGTGAATAGTAAATTTGCAAAAATGCAACACTTTAAAAGTTAATAAATATAAAAGAAGTAATAATATATTCTTTATATGTTGCTTTTATTAAAAATTATCCATTTATTTGTCTGACAAATAATACTAATAGGACTAATAATAACACGATTTAATATATGGAAAACTTAAAAATTGATGGGCAGTCGATTACTTTGGTAGACCAAGTGGAAGACAAGTTATTGAATTATTTCAGAAGTCAGGACTTGAAAGTGGGTGATTCTATCCCTAACGAAATTGAGTTGTCGTCAGCGTTGGGGGTAGCTCGTAGTGTTCTTCGGGAAGCTCTTAGCCGTCTGAAAATGATGGGAATGATTGAAAGCCGTACACGTCGTGGAATGATATTAACTGAGCCTTTCATCTTAGGGGGAATGAAGAGAGTGGTTGATCCCCGTATTATGAGCCAGGAATCACTTCTCGATCTTTTGGGATTCAGGGTTGCCTTGGAGATAGGAATCAGTAGTGACATATTTCATAATATTAAAGAGCAGGATATTATGGAACTGGAAGAGATTGTTAATGCAGGCGTTGCATTGGGGAACAACGAATATGCCAATCTCAGCGAATATACTTTCCATTCAAAACTATACGAAATAACGGGGAATAAGACGATTGTACAGTTCCAAAGCATCATTCATCCGGTTATGAACTTTGTAAAAACCAATTTGAGGGAACGGGTGGAAGCTATAAATATAGAACTGGAGAAAAAGGGAAAGATTGTAACTCACACCGATTTATTGAACTTTATCAAGAATAAGGATGAAATGGGCTACAGAAATGCTATCGAGCAACACTTTTATGTCTATAAGAAGCTGATTTATGATAGGGCAGTGTTAGGAGAACAGAATAAGGGTCAATCACAATAAAAATATGACAAATGACACGGATTGTAAATAATTGTGTTGCATTGGTATGCCTTTGTTTGTTTTGGGGTCAAAGCCTGAGAGCTGCAGATGCTTCTCATTCTGAGCAGATAAAGTGGGGCAACGAGAGTGTTTTTAATGAGGAACACAACACTTTGGGACTCTTTTCCGGAGTACTTGGCGGACAAATTGTATTGGCAGGCGGCACTTCCGACGATTATAGCCGATGGGGAAGAAATGCGGTATGCCTTTCTGAAAATGCCGGATTCGCTTTGTATGAAGATGTGTTGTCCAAGCCGTTGGCTTATGGCGCTTCCATAACACTCTCTGACGGTATCTTGTGTATTGGAGGGCGTGATTCTTCCCAATGCTACAAAGATGTATTTCTTGTCACAATGCAGCAGGGCAAACTGAATGTTTCGGAAGATTGGCCGCCACTTCCTTTTCCGTTGTCTAACGCGGCAGGAGCACTACTGGACAATAAGGTATATTTGTTTGGAGGCAGGAAGTCGGTAAGTCCGTCTAGGTT
This genomic window contains:
- a CDS encoding site-specific integrase, whose product is MNACVSVVCYKSKTLSNGENPLMLQVSKGGKRKYQSLGISINPKYWDFTRNKPKPNCPNKEYIQKIILDKQRELQQRMLELNSEQKEYTTTTLLNNENTKFELKTVSMFYKELIEQYTREDKCGNRLIYKGSFNSLKVFTNGKLDIPFNEIDIAWLNKYEKWLRSKGNRETTISLLFRTLRSAYNKAIKAKCARKSDYPFDDYKINKFDTTTQKRAIAKTDVLKFTTEVQPIGKQQYMELSKDIFVFSYLCGGINFTDIANLTNENIQNGRLHYIRQKTKKPIKIGIPQEAMQIIEKYSKESKGYLFPILDSKIHKTALQKQNRIHKILGKVNKNLKLLAAQLGVEANLTTYVARHSFASVLKKSGVNIALISEALGHSDLATTQIYLDSFDNEQVDEAMRNLL
- a CDS encoding AbiH family protein is translated as MRNIDFNKYQSALIIGNGFDLSLGLSTSYMDFVNSDEFQILLNMQNQLAIYLKVNAELQNWIDIENELKLYSKNEDNAKFKTEYEALCKQLVVYINNIDYSSINKNSKAYEVLTNLSSTKNNIILDFNYTASTRLILKQCGLSDEDIDNRLIKVHGEASGKSSVSCPLKPSDSAPLC
- the cobS gene encoding adenosylcobinamide-GDP ribazoletransferase, with translation MNNVLAAFIMLTRLPFWKIKEVPAECFKHVVPYWPLVGWLTGGVMAAVLWLAGQIMPVSLAWILALIARLLVTGCLHEDGLADFFDGFGGGTTRERTLAIMKDSHIGSYGVIGLICYFLLLFQLHHLPLGLLCILVLSGDCWSKFCASQIVNYLPYARKEEDSKSKTVYNRMSWHELLAGFLCGLLPFVLLLPIKLWIATLFPLLTFFLLYRLMKRRLQGYTGDCCGATFLLCELSFYLGSLILIIN
- the cobT gene encoding nicotinate-nucleotide--dimethylbenzimidazole phosphoribosyltransferase; its protein translation is MKTFHITRPDESIRPALIDKINNLTKPKGSLGILEELALQIGLIQQTLSPTLKHPQNIIFAADHGIVEEGVSLSPKEITWQQISNFLHGGAGVNFLCRQHGFTLKIVDAGVDYDLPYEKGIINMKVRKSTRSYLHEAAMTEEEMEMCLERGAEVVRQCHEEGSNVLSFGEMGIGNTSSSSLWMTCFTGIPLEQCVGAGSGLDSAGIRHKYEVLKQSMENYKGDGSPRDIIRYFGGLEMVMAIGAMLQAAELKMIILVDGFIMTNCLLAAARLYPEVTDYAIFGHCGDESGHKLVLDALHARPLLNLGLRLGEGTGAICAYPIVDSAVRMLNEMDNFAHASITKYF
- the cobU gene encoding bifunctional adenosylcobinamide kinase/adenosylcobinamide-phosphate guanylyltransferase, producing MKRIILITGGARSGKSTYAEKLALELSPTPVYLATARIWDEEFRQRVIRHQERRGPEWTNIEEEKELSRHRLEGRIVLIDCITLWCTNFFFDLHSDTDRALAAVKAEFDRFTAQDATFIFVTNEIGMGGTSENELQRKFTDMQGWMNQYVAARADEVILMVSGIPLTVKNTHS
- the istB gene encoding IS21-like element helper ATPase IstB, with translation METNNLTAPIAVEKDRNTLTIELMNRMKLHGMAAAFTESLTSTMAETMTIDSFLHMLLAREWDYRANAAIQRLIRGAAFRYKACLEQIDYAIPRGLDRNQMERLASLEFIRKGQNLFITGSSGTGKSFLATAMGYEACKKGIRTYYANAPKLMGTLKVAKVKGTLESELKRIERSTLLILDDLFLVNLDAKERPILLDIIEDRHGRKSIIITSQLPTDNWYDAIGDPTVADAIMDRIIHTAHRIELTGESVRKMAAYRGK
- a CDS encoding FadR/GntR family transcriptional regulator → MENLKIDGQSITLVDQVEDKLLNYFRSQDLKVGDSIPNEIELSSALGVARSVLREALSRLKMMGMIESRTRRGMILTEPFILGGMKRVVDPRIMSQESLLDLLGFRVALEIGISSDIFHNIKEQDIMELEEIVNAGVALGNNEYANLSEYTFHSKLYEITGNKTIVQFQSIIHPVMNFVKTNLRERVEAINIELEKKGKIVTHTDLLNFIKNKDEMGYRNAIEQHFYVYKKLIYDRAVLGEQNKGQSQ